From the genome of Perca fluviatilis chromosome 1, GENO_Pfluv_1.0, whole genome shotgun sequence, one region includes:
- the LOC120560669 gene encoding permeability factor 2-like has translation MMISRVLVASIVVFLAFLAVSEAMSLRSLGVELHCRCIQTESQPIGRHIEKVELIPANSHCDETEIIATLKKTGKEVCLDPEAPWVKRVINKILSNRRR, from the exons ATGATGATCAGCAGAGTCCTTGTCGCCTCTATTGTGGTGTTCCTGGCCTTCCTGGCCGTCAGTGAAG CGATGAGTCTGAGAAGCCTGGGAGTGGAGCTGCACTGCCGCTGCATCCAGACAGAGAGCCAACCCATCGGCCGCCACATCGAGAAGGTGGAATTGATTCCTGCCAACTCCCATTGCGACGAGACTGAGATCAT TGCCACTCTGAAAAAGACAGGCAAAGAGGTTTGCCTGGACCCTGAAGCTCCCTGGGTGAAGAGAGTGATTAATAAGATCCTGTCCAA CAGAAGACGCTGA